Proteins encoded by one window of Methylovirgula ligni:
- a CDS encoding ABC transporter ATP-binding protein: MAEIVLPAPLQTETSTPLVIKVRDLSVSFGDKIILDGLDLDVRKGEVMGFVGGSGMGKSVLTRTILGLTPKQRGLIEVFGADLDTLDLATRKRLERRFGVMFQMGALFSGLTVKQNVQLPLREHLRLTGRLADELAMLKIELVGLEPDAADKYPSELSGGMIKRAALARALALDPELVFLDEPTSGLDPIGAAEFDELIATLQKTLGLTVFMVTHDLDSLYAVCDRVAALADGKVIATGPISTMLASEHPWLRNYFHGKRARQADAASRPQVRAAPLPLR, from the coding sequence ATGGCCGAGATTGTTCTCCCCGCTCCCCTGCAAACCGAGACCAGCACGCCGCTCGTGATCAAGGTGCGCGACCTTTCCGTCTCTTTCGGGGACAAGATCATCCTCGACGGTCTCGACCTTGATGTCCGCAAGGGCGAAGTGATGGGTTTTGTCGGCGGCTCCGGGATGGGCAAATCGGTTTTGACCCGCACCATTCTCGGCCTGACGCCGAAGCAACGCGGCTTGATCGAAGTCTTCGGCGCCGATCTCGACACGCTCGATCTGGCGACCCGCAAACGGCTTGAGCGGCGTTTCGGCGTCATGTTCCAGATGGGCGCATTGTTCTCCGGTCTCACGGTGAAGCAGAATGTGCAATTGCCACTGCGCGAGCATTTGCGGCTAACAGGGCGCCTCGCCGACGAACTCGCCATGCTGAAGATCGAGCTTGTCGGTCTGGAACCCGACGCCGCGGACAAATATCCTTCCGAATTGTCCGGCGGCATGATCAAACGCGCGGCTTTGGCGCGCGCGCTGGCGCTTGACCCGGAACTGGTGTTTCTCGACGAGCCCACCTCCGGCCTCGACCCGATCGGCGCCGCCGAATTCGACGAATTGATCGCCACGTTGCAGAAGACCCTCGGCCTCACCGTCTTCATGGTCACGCACGATCTCGACAGCCTTTACGCGGTCTGCGACCGTGTCGCCGCCCTGGCCGATGGCAAAGTGATCGCGACGGGGCCGATCAGCACCATGCTGGCCTCGGAGCATCCGTGGCTGCGCAATTATTTCCACGGCAAGCGTGCCCGGCAGGCGGACGCGGCCTCGCGACCGCAGGTGCGCGCGGCGCCCCTGCCGTTGCGTTGA
- a CDS encoding MlaD family protein: METRAHYALIGAFTLAIVAIGFFTVYWLSGTSQPQGTHTYKVIFTGSIAGLGRGGFVLFNGVRVGEVTEINLMPQDPAHVYALINVDARVPVRADTKARLESSGFTGVQSVALSGGDVNAPLLPKPANGPPVIIAEHSNFQDLMEAARSITGQASDLLTKANKLLDDNSAPLNASIKNIEKFSDALAANSDGVKQFLSAMTEVGKEIGPLSAKLATLADDSDHVVKAIDPNQVKSMINDLSELSAKLNKAADKVDTVLTSLNGFFKTTDSKGAFEEVAEAAKSIHTLADNLDTRTKELTANLNHFSSTGLHQYEGLAVDGRKTLQDLDVVIRSIQENPQQFIFGKKAH; encoded by the coding sequence ATGGAAACGCGGGCCCATTACGCTCTGATCGGCGCCTTTACCCTGGCGATCGTCGCGATCGGATTCTTTACCGTCTATTGGCTTTCGGGAACCAGCCAGCCGCAGGGCACGCATACCTACAAGGTGATCTTTACCGGCTCGATTGCCGGCCTCGGACGCGGCGGCTTCGTACTCTTCAACGGCGTGCGCGTCGGCGAGGTCACCGAGATCAACCTGATGCCGCAAGACCCCGCGCATGTCTACGCATTGATCAACGTCGATGCGCGCGTGCCGGTGCGCGCCGACACCAAGGCGCGCCTCGAATCGAGTGGTTTCACCGGCGTGCAATCCGTCGCGCTCTCGGGCGGCGACGTCAATGCGCCGTTACTGCCGAAGCCGGCGAACGGGCCGCCGGTCATCATCGCCGAACACTCCAACTTTCAGGATTTGATGGAAGCCGCGCGTTCGATCACCGGGCAGGCCTCCGACCTGCTGACCAAGGCGAACAAGCTGCTCGACGACAATTCGGCGCCGCTCAACGCCTCGATCAAGAATATAGAGAAGTTCTCCGACGCGCTCGCCGCGAATTCGGACGGCGTGAAGCAATTCCTCTCCGCGATGACAGAGGTCGGCAAGGAAATCGGCCCCCTTTCCGCGAAACTGGCGACGCTCGCGGACGACAGCGACCATGTCGTGAAAGCCATCGACCCCAATCAGGTCAAGTCGATGATCAACGACCTGTCCGAGCTTTCCGCGAAGCTCAACAAGGCCGCCGACAAGGTCGACACCGTGCTGACCAGCCTCAACGGCTTCTTCAAGACGACGGATTCGAAGGGCGCCTTCGAGGAGGTCGCCGAAGCGGCGAAATCGATCCACACGCTGGCGGATAACCTCGATACGCGCACCAAGGAATTGACCGCCAACCTCAATCATTTCAGCAGCACCGGCCTGCATCAGTATGAGGGCCTCGCGGTCGATGGCCGCAAGACCCTGCAGGACCTCGACGTGGTCATCAGGTCCATCCAGGAAAACCCACAGCAATTCATCTTCGGCAAGAAAGCCCATTAG
- a CDS encoding DUF937 domain-containing protein, which yields MFNLSDILQSAQGGQAIDNIAQRFGLSPEQAQAAVQALIPAISAGLTKAATNPSTLGSVISAATDSAHQASFNNTSATPSPDATQKSSDTLSQILGSNHIVQQIVERASAATGIRPDVLLQILPVVASLAIGGLAASLRNQGLSGALGQLASAAEQGNLGSILGGATGSASGTSASSGGGLLGTLTNILSSFLGGGGAGNAPAGAAPANSSLGSALSSLTSMFQTGNLPANISQSGLQDEIGKILNSNR from the coding sequence ATGTTTAACTTGAGTGATATTCTGCAAAGTGCGCAGGGCGGCCAGGCGATCGACAACATTGCTCAGCGCTTCGGCCTTTCGCCGGAGCAGGCGCAAGCGGCCGTTCAGGCCTTGATCCCCGCCATTTCCGCCGGCCTGACCAAGGCCGCCACCAACCCCAGCACGCTCGGCTCGGTCATCTCGGCCGCGACCGATAGCGCCCATCAAGCGTCCTTCAACAATACGAGCGCGACACCATCGCCGGACGCGACCCAGAAAAGCAGCGATACGCTGTCGCAAATCCTCGGCTCCAATCACATCGTTCAACAAATCGTGGAACGAGCCTCGGCGGCGACCGGCATTCGCCCCGACGTTCTCCTGCAAATCCTGCCGGTTGTGGCCTCCCTTGCGATCGGCGGCCTGGCAGCCTCGCTCCGCAATCAGGGGCTCAGCGGGGCTTTGGGCCAATTGGCGAGCGCGGCAGAACAGGGCAATCTCGGCTCGATCCTCGGCGGCGCGACGGGGTCGGCGAGTGGCACGAGCGCCAGCAGCGGCGGCGGCCTTCTCGGCACGCTGACGAACATCCTGAGCAGTTTCCTCGGAGGCGGCGGAGCTGGTAATGCCCCGGCTGGCGCCGCTCCGGCGAATTCCTCGCTCGGCTCCGCGCTTAGCTCGCTGACGAGTATGTTCCAGACCGGCAATCTGCCGGCGAACATCTCGCAATCGGGCTTGCAGGACGAGATCGGCAAGATTCTCAACAGCAACCGCTGA
- a CDS encoding Flp family type IVb pilin → MNLIRRFIRDECAATSIEYALIGCVISVVIVAAVRAVGVALQSKFYGPISSNLS, encoded by the coding sequence ATGAATTTGATTCGGCGGTTTATACGAGACGAGTGCGCGGCCACCTCGATCGAATATGCTTTGATCGGCTGCGTCATTTCGGTCGTCATCGTCGCCGCGGTGCGCGCCGTTGGCGTGGCGCTGCAGAGCAAATTCTACGGCCCGATCAGCTCGAATTTGTCCTAG
- a CDS encoding glutamate--cysteine ligase translates to MARDVSDPTPVTSRDQLVAWSEAGARPPAEFRIGTEHEKLPFYRADLRPVPYAGRGAQGGIRALLEGMQRELGWAPIIEEGHIIGLYDEANGAISLEPGGQFELSGAPRPNAHATKAEFDWYFAALRKVSAPLGIGFLDLGMSPKRTRAEAPMMPKQRYEIMARYMPKVGTLGLDMMFRTCTVQTNFDFSSEADMVKKLRVALALQPVITALFANSPFTDGKLNGYLSMRSEIWRHTDAARTGMLPFAFEPGMGFERYVDYALDVPMYFVKRGERYHDVAGASFRDLLAGRLAALPGEHATLADWANHLSTIFPEVRLKRYLEMRGADAGPQTFLTALPALCLGLFYDTQALDSAWEIVKGWSAAEREALRAEVPRLGLAAKIADRPLREIAQEVLALVRGGLARRAIRDEKGQDETVFLQPLEAVASGKSQAESLIHLFKTKWNTSVDPAFTECAF, encoded by the coding sequence ATGGCCCGCGACGTTTCCGATCCGACGCCCGTTACGTCGCGCGATCAGCTTGTTGCCTGGAGTGAAGCCGGCGCCAGGCCGCCGGCAGAATTTCGCATCGGCACCGAACATGAAAAGCTTCCCTTCTATCGCGCGGACTTGCGTCCGGTGCCTTATGCCGGCCGCGGCGCGCAGGGCGGTATCCGCGCTTTGCTCGAAGGCATGCAGCGCGAACTCGGCTGGGCGCCGATCATCGAGGAGGGCCATATCATTGGCCTTTACGACGAGGCCAATGGCGCCATCTCGCTCGAGCCCGGCGGCCAGTTCGAGCTTTCGGGCGCTCCGCGCCCCAACGCGCATGCGACCAAGGCGGAATTCGACTGGTATTTCGCCGCCCTGAGGAAAGTCTCCGCCCCCCTTGGCATCGGCTTCCTCGATCTCGGCATGAGCCCGAAGCGGACGCGCGCCGAGGCGCCGATGATGCCGAAGCAGCGCTACGAGATCATGGCCCGCTACATGCCGAAGGTCGGCACGCTCGGCCTCGACATGATGTTCCGCACCTGCACGGTGCAGACGAATTTCGATTTTTCCAGCGAAGCCGACATGGTGAAGAAGCTGCGCGTCGCGCTCGCGCTGCAGCCCGTGATTACCGCCCTCTTCGCCAATTCACCCTTCACCGACGGCAAGCTCAACGGCTATCTGTCGATGCGTTCGGAAATCTGGCGCCACACAGACGCGGCGCGCACCGGCATGCTGCCTTTTGCCTTCGAGCCCGGCATGGGCTTTGAGCGCTATGTCGATTACGCGCTCGATGTGCCGATGTATTTCGTCAAACGCGGCGAGCGCTATCACGATGTCGCCGGCGCGAGCTTCCGCGATCTCCTGGCCGGCCGGCTCGCGGCTCTGCCCGGCGAGCACGCCACGCTGGCGGACTGGGCCAACCATCTCTCGACGATCTTCCCCGAGGTGCGGCTGAAGCGCTATCTTGAGATGCGCGGCGCCGATGCGGGGCCTCAGACATTCCTGACCGCCCTTCCGGCGCTCTGTCTCGGGCTCTTCTACGACACGCAAGCGCTCGATAGCGCCTGGGAGATCGTCAAGGGATGGAGCGCCGCCGAGCGCGAGGCTCTGCGCGCGGAGGTGCCGCGTCTCGGCCTCGCGGCCAAGATCGCCGACCGCCCGTTGCGGGAGATTGCGCAAGAGGTTCTGGCGCTCGTGCGCGGCGGTCTTGCGCGACGCGCCATCCGCGACGAGAAGGGCCAAGATGAAACCGTCTTCCTGCAACCGCTTGAAGCTGTCGCATCGGGCAAAAGCCAGGCGGAGAGTCTGATCCACTTGTTCAAGACGAAGTGGAACACGAGCGTCGATCCGGCTTTTACGGAATGCGCCTTCTAG
- a CDS encoding porin: MLFSVFVTPAFAFGPCAAYGPDFALVEGTHSCVRIGGHVRVQFGEPVADYHFSANHFGAAATSAALRSDGGGYSDIVEPRHMRVDTTEESYR, translated from the coding sequence TTGTTGTTTTCTGTTTTCGTCACCCCGGCTTTCGCCTTCGGCCCCTGCGCGGCCTACGGGCCCGACTTCGCCCTTGTCGAGGGGACGCATAGCTGCGTGCGTATCGGCGGCCATGTCCGCGTGCAGTTCGGCGAGCCTGTCGCAGATTATCATTTCAGCGCCAACCACTTCGGCGCTGCTGCGACTTCCGCCGCGCTACGCAGCGATGGCGGGGGCTACTCGGATATCGTCGAGCCGCGCCATATGCGCGTCGATACGACGGAAGAATCGTATCGCTAG
- a CDS encoding 16S rRNA (uracil(1498)-N(3))-methyltransferase, giving the protein MTRYDFTTRRLFVEAPLAAEALISLPAPQAHYLRNVLRLSDGAELLVFNGRDGEWRAALAPGGRKQTNLIVRTQTRVQEPPGDLHYLFAPLKHTRLDYVVQKAVEMGVSRLQPVLTRYTQAERLNAGRMQANVIEAAEQCGILAVPEVAAPLKLEAALAAWPAERLLIFCDEEAPVQDPLAALSAAAKHRLPLAVLIGPEGGFDAAERAALLALPHVVQISLGPRILRADTAAVAALALVQAALGDWR; this is encoded by the coding sequence ATGACACGCTACGACTTCACGACCCGGCGCCTGTTCGTTGAGGCGCCGCTCGCGGCCGAGGCGCTGATCAGCCTGCCGGCGCCCCAGGCGCATTATCTGCGCAACGTATTGCGTCTTTCCGATGGCGCGGAACTCCTTGTTTTCAATGGTCGGGACGGGGAGTGGCGGGCAGCGCTGGCGCCGGGCGGCCGCAAGCAAACGAACCTGATCGTGCGCACCCAGACACGTGTGCAGGAGCCGCCGGGCGATCTTCACTATCTCTTCGCGCCGCTAAAACACACGCGGCTCGACTATGTGGTGCAAAAAGCCGTCGAAATGGGGGTGAGCCGGCTCCAGCCGGTCCTGACCCGTTACACACAGGCGGAGCGTCTCAACGCCGGGCGCATGCAGGCCAATGTCATCGAGGCGGCCGAGCAATGCGGCATCCTCGCCGTGCCGGAGGTCGCCGCGCCGCTGAAATTGGAGGCTGCGCTTGCGGCGTGGCCGGCGGAGCGGCTGCTGATCTTCTGCGATGAGGAGGCGCCGGTGCAAGACCCACTCGCGGCTCTGTCGGCAGCCGCAAAACATCGCCTGCCGCTTGCGGTGTTGATCGGGCCGGAGGGCGGTTTCGATGCGGCGGAGCGCGCGGCGCTGCTGGCCCTGCCGCATGTCGTGCAAATCTCGCTCGGCCCCCGGATCTTGCGGGCCGACACAGCGGCCGTCGCGGCTTTGGCGCTCGTCCAGGCAGCCCTCGGCGATTGGCGCTAG
- the ubiA gene encoding 4-hydroxybenzoate octaprenyltransferase, protein MNSSPSASLPDAAGLSLLRYAPPSWQPYIQLARLDRPIGWWLLLLPCWWASLLASNVKHAPPNFWHLALFLIGAVAMRGAGTTYNDILDRNIDAKVERTRNRPLASGRISGRAAALFLGAQVLVGLAVLLCFNGFTIALAPASLAIVAVYPLMKRVTFWPQAVLGLAFAFGALVGWAAEMASLTWPAVFLYAGGICWTIGYDTIYALQDIEDDLIAGVKSTALRFGSRVREAVGLFYVVAFGLIGVALFTAGAARGWALVGWLGLGAHFLWQIVRLDPADPRSALRVFRSNRDAGLIFAAGLAVQALL, encoded by the coding sequence ATGAATTCATCGCCCAGCGCCAGCCTGCCCGACGCCGCCGGGCTCTCTCTGCTTCGCTATGCGCCGCCGAGCTGGCAGCCCTATATCCAGCTCGCGCGGCTCGACCGGCCGATCGGCTGGTGGTTGCTTCTGCTGCCGTGCTGGTGGGCCTCGCTGCTCGCCAGCAATGTGAAACATGCGCCGCCCAATTTCTGGCATCTCGCGCTGTTCCTGATCGGCGCGGTGGCGATGCGCGGGGCCGGCACGACCTATAACGACATCCTCGATCGCAACATCGACGCCAAAGTCGAGCGCACCCGCAATCGGCCGCTCGCCTCGGGCCGCATCAGCGGGCGCGCGGCGGCGCTGTTTCTGGGCGCGCAAGTGCTGGTGGGGCTGGCGGTTCTCCTCTGCTTCAACGGTTTCACCATCGCATTGGCGCCCGCCTCGCTCGCCATCGTCGCCGTCTACCCGTTGATGAAGCGCGTCACTTTCTGGCCGCAGGCGGTGCTGGGCCTCGCCTTCGCCTTCGGAGCATTGGTCGGCTGGGCGGCGGAAATGGCGAGCCTCACGTGGCCGGCTGTCTTCCTCTATGCGGGCGGCATCTGCTGGACGATCGGCTACGATACGATCTATGCACTGCAGGATATTGAGGACGATCTGATCGCCGGGGTGAAATCGACCGCTCTGCGGTTCGGCAGCCGCGTGCGCGAGGCGGTCGGCCTGTTCTATGTCGTCGCCTTCGGCTTGATCGGCGTCGCGCTTTTTACCGCTGGCGCCGCGCGCGGATGGGCGCTTGTCGGCTGGCTCGGCCTCGGCGCGCATTTCCTCTGGCAGATTGTCCGCCTCGATCCGGCCGACCCCCGCTCGGCGCTCAGAGTCTTTCGCTCAAATCGCGATGCCGGATTGATTTTCGCCGCGGGCCTTGCCGTGCAGGCCTTGCTCTAG
- the cysS gene encoding cysteine--tRNA ligase has protein sequence MSLQLYNTLTRQKQEFVPLDPDNVRMYVCGPTVYDFAHIGNARPLIVFDVLFRLLRHLYGAEHVTYVRNITDVDDKINARAAERGISIRDLTEETNAIFQADAAALYCLEPTFQPRATEHIHAMIALIERLLLARHAYVAEGHVLFDVPSMPDYGKLSRRPLDEMIAGARVEVAPYKKSPTDFVLWKPSAPNEPGWESPWGYGRPGWHLECSAMSWKYLGEIFDIHGGGIDLVFPHHENEIAQTCSAFGHKTMANYWLHNGFLQVEGQKMSKSLGNFLTIRQALKDWPGEVVRFNMLKAHYRQPIDWTLSSLDESQRELDKFYPLAKQFAVSEATLAPEFLAPLEDDLNTPEAITVLRRLYREAQEGDVALAGTRFASSGHFLGLFQSELSDWNPAPILFDKSHVENLIEARLAARRAKDWAESDRLRDELISLGIVLKDNKDGTTSWEVKR, from the coding sequence ATGTCTTTGCAGCTCTACAATACGCTGACACGGCAGAAACAGGAGTTCGTCCCGCTCGATCCGGACAACGTGCGGATGTATGTCTGCGGGCCGACGGTCTATGACTTCGCCCATATCGGCAATGCCCGGCCGCTCATTGTCTTCGACGTGCTTTTCCGACTGCTGCGCCACCTTTATGGCGCGGAGCATGTCACCTATGTCCGCAACATCACCGACGTTGACGACAAGATCAACGCGCGCGCCGCCGAGCGCGGCATTTCGATCCGTGACCTGACCGAAGAGACGAATGCGATCTTCCAGGCCGATGCCGCGGCGCTCTACTGCCTTGAGCCGACGTTTCAGCCCCGCGCGACAGAGCATATCCATGCGATGATCGCGCTCATCGAGCGGCTGCTGCTGGCGCGTCACGCCTATGTCGCCGAGGGGCATGTGCTCTTCGACGTGCCGTCGATGCCAGATTACGGCAAGCTGTCGCGCCGGCCGCTTGACGAGATGATCGCGGGGGCGCGCGTCGAGGTCGCACCCTACAAGAAAAGCCCCACGGATTTCGTGCTGTGGAAGCCGTCCGCGCCGAACGAGCCGGGCTGGGAAAGCCCCTGGGGCTACGGCCGCCCCGGCTGGCATCTCGAATGTTCGGCGATGAGCTGGAAATATCTCGGCGAGATCTTCGACATCCACGGGGGCGGCATCGATCTCGTCTTCCCGCATCATGAGAACGAGATCGCCCAGACCTGCTCCGCCTTCGGCCACAAGACAATGGCCAACTACTGGCTGCACAACGGCTTCCTGCAGGTCGAAGGCCAGAAAATGTCGAAGAGCCTCGGCAATTTCCTCACCATCCGCCAGGCGCTGAAGGACTGGCCGGGCGAGGTCGTGCGCTTCAACATGCTCAAGGCGCATTATCGTCAGCCGATCGACTGGACGCTGTCGAGCCTCGACGAAAGCCAGCGCGAACTCGACAAGTTCTATCCGCTCGCCAAGCAATTCGCCGTCTCGGAAGCGACGCTGGCGCCGGAATTTCTCGCCCCGCTCGAAGACGATCTCAATACGCCCGAGGCGATCACCGTACTGCGCCGGCTTTACCGCGAGGCGCAGGAGGGCGACGTGGCGCTGGCGGGCACCCGCTTTGCCTCCTCCGGCCATTTTCTCGGCCTCTTTCAGTCCGAGCTTTCCGATTGGAACCCGGCGCCCATCCTCTTCGACAAAAGCCATGTCGAAAACCTGATCGAGGCGCGGCTCGCCGCGCGCCGGGCGAAGGACTGGGCCGAATCCGACCGCCTCCGCGACGAATTGATCAGCCTCGGCATCGTGCTGAAGGACAACAAGGACGGCACGACGAGCTGGGAGGTGAAGCGATGA
- a CDS encoding GNAT family N-acetyltransferase, translating to MSTAAKPALRPFLPQDAAAVAQIFRDAIEDLTRDDYDEAQRTAWSARADDEASFAKRLAAQTTLLALREGEPVGFVSLKGNDLLDMLFVRPEVAGEGVGTFLANAAETLARGRGAKILNVDASDTALPFFEKLGFTPQARQSIALDGEWLANTKMAKALDAGGQSR from the coding sequence ATGAGCACGGCCGCCAAGCCAGCGCTACGCCCGTTCCTGCCGCAGGATGCCGCCGCCGTCGCGCAAATCTTCCGCGACGCGATCGAGGATCTGACCCGGGACGATTACGACGAGGCGCAGCGCACCGCCTGGAGCGCGCGCGCCGATGACGAAGCGAGCTTCGCCAAGCGCCTCGCCGCGCAGACGACTTTGCTCGCCCTGCGCGAGGGCGAACCTGTGGGATTCGTCAGCCTCAAAGGCAACGACCTCCTCGATATGCTCTTTGTACGGCCGGAGGTGGCCGGCGAAGGCGTCGGCACCTTCCTCGCCAATGCGGCCGAGACGCTGGCGCGCGGCCGCGGCGCCAAAATCCTCAATGTCGATGCGAGCGACACCGCCCTGCCCTTTTTCGAGAAGCTCGGCTTCACGCCGCAGGCCCGGCAGAGCATCGCCCTCGACGGCGAATGGCTCGCCAATACGAAAATGGCCAAGGCGCTCGATGCGGGGGGCCAAAGCCGATGA
- the cimA gene encoding citramalate synthase, which translates to MSRERLYLYDTSLRDGAQTTGVDFSLDDKRRIAALLDALGVDYIEGGYPGANPLDTEFFVKKPKFAHARFSAFGMIRRTGRSASNDPGVAALLDAEADAICYVAKAWDYHVRVALGTTLEDNLAGVAQSVELAVQHGRETMLDCEHFFDGYKANPAYALDVARTAYKAGARWIVLCDTNGGTLPHEVERIVGEVAKHIPHDRLGIHAHNDTENAVANSLAAVRAGARQIQGTLNGLGERCGNANLVSIIPTLLLKKDYAEAYDIGVSHQQLAALTKVSHTLDELLNRAPDRHRPYVGASAFATKAGIHASAVMKDPATYEHIVPEAVGNRRRLLVSGQAGKSNILAELERLGVALDKNDPRLARLLEDVKEKEAQFYAYEGADASFELLARRSLGTVPDYFEVERFSVNAERRHNAKGEYVTVSEAVVKLRIGEDTSISVAEGNGPINALDLALRRDLGKYQPFIEDLELVDYRVRVFQGGTDAVTRVLIEFSDGSGENWSTVGVSANIIDASFQALVDAITYKLLKAGAK; encoded by the coding sequence ATGAGCCGCGAGCGCCTCTATCTTTACGACACGAGCCTGCGCGATGGGGCGCAGACGACGGGAGTCGATTTCTCGCTCGACGACAAACGCCGCATCGCCGCGTTGCTCGATGCCTTGGGCGTCGATTATATCGAGGGCGGATATCCCGGCGCCAATCCGCTCGACACGGAATTTTTTGTCAAGAAGCCAAAGTTCGCGCACGCGCGATTTTCCGCTTTCGGCATGATCCGCCGCACCGGCCGCTCGGCCTCGAACGATCCGGGTGTCGCCGCCCTGCTCGACGCCGAGGCCGATGCGATCTGCTATGTCGCCAAGGCCTGGGACTATCATGTCCGGGTCGCGCTCGGCACGACGCTGGAAGACAATCTCGCCGGCGTCGCGCAGTCCGTCGAACTCGCCGTGCAGCACGGGCGCGAGACCATGCTCGATTGCGAGCATTTCTTTGACGGCTACAAAGCCAATCCCGCTTACGCGCTGGACGTCGCGCGCACGGCTTATAAGGCCGGGGCGCGCTGGATCGTCCTTTGCGACACCAACGGCGGCACGCTGCCGCACGAGGTCGAGCGCATCGTCGGCGAAGTCGCGAAGCACATCCCGCATGACCGCCTCGGCATCCATGCGCATAACGACACCGAGAATGCCGTCGCCAATTCGCTGGCGGCGGTGCGTGCCGGGGCGCGGCAGATTCAGGGCACGTTGAACGGCCTCGGCGAGCGTTGCGGCAACGCCAATCTTGTCTCGATCATCCCGACTTTGCTGCTTAAGAAGGATTATGCCGAGGCTTATGATATCGGCGTGTCGCATCAGCAGCTCGCCGCGCTGACCAAGGTCAGCCACACGCTCGACGAATTGTTGAACCGCGCGCCGGACCGGCACCGGCCCTATGTCGGCGCCTCGGCCTTCGCAACCAAGGCGGGCATCCATGCCTCCGCGGTGATGAAGGACCCGGCGACCTACGAGCATATCGTGCCGGAGGCAGTCGGCAACCGGCGCCGCCTGCTTGTTTCCGGCCAGGCCGGGAAATCCAACATCCTGGCCGAACTCGAACGGCTTGGCGTCGCGCTCGACAAGAACGATCCCCGCCTCGCCCGCCTGCTCGAAGACGTGAAAGAGAAAGAGGCGCAGTTCTATGCCTATGAAGGCGCCGACGCCTCCTTCGAGCTGCTGGCGCGGCGCAGCCTTGGCACGGTGCCGGATTATTTCGAGGTCGAGCGGTTCAGCGTCAATGCCGAGCGCCGCCATAACGCCAAGGGCGAATACGTCACTGTCTCGGAAGCGGTGGTAAAGCTGCGCATCGGCGAGGACACGTCGATCTCGGTCGCGGAAGGCAACGGGCCGATCAACGCCCTCGACCTCGCGCTGCGCCGGGATCTCGGCAAATATCAGCCGTTCATCGAGGATCTCGAACTCGTCGATTATCGTGTCCGCGTCTTCCAGGGTGGCACCGATGCGGTGACGCGCGTGCTGATCGAATTCAGCGACGGCAGCGGCGAGAACTGGTCGACCGTCGGCGTCTCGGCCAATATCATCGACGCCTCGTTCCAGGCGCTGGTCGATGCGATCACCTACAAATTGCTGAAAGCCGGCGCGAAATAA
- a CDS encoding polysaccharide deacetylase family protein: MSDIYALHGVIDRVDAKLFSHRNMTPADRVRARLDTQQKLVPLADALAGKGDALTIDDATVASAQAALLARRLGHAVTLFVNPWQVADGRAYAFAALHWLLDQTRKRKVTLRGKTWWLLTFRQKDSLRAEIKRLLRLHDDPQESHALIEELRQALGVTNLDIPDYLQSLTVPQLRELRDAGVDIQNHYWTHLDPAAHTPARFADEWALAQDWLAENLGIASRFFASPFGDYFPQPDFLAKQKIVCLLLSHSHPGGTLGPWVVNRVVFD, translated from the coding sequence TTGAGCGACATATATGCCTTGCACGGGGTCATCGATCGCGTCGATGCGAAGCTGTTCAGCCATCGAAACATGACTCCGGCAGATCGCGTCCGGGCGCGCCTCGATACGCAACAGAAGCTGGTGCCGCTCGCAGACGCGCTTGCCGGAAAAGGCGATGCCCTGACAATCGACGACGCGACTGTCGCCTCGGCGCAGGCGGCCCTCCTGGCTCGGCGGCTCGGTCATGCGGTGACTTTATTCGTCAATCCCTGGCAGGTCGCAGACGGCCGCGCCTATGCCTTCGCGGCGCTCCATTGGCTGCTTGACCAGACACGCAAACGCAAAGTGACTTTGCGCGGCAAGACCTGGTGGCTGCTGACGTTTCGTCAGAAGGATAGCCTCCGCGCGGAGATCAAGCGCCTGCTGCGCCTGCACGATGACCCGCAGGAAAGTCACGCGCTGATCGAAGAGTTGCGGCAGGCGCTCGGAGTGACGAACCTCGACATTCCCGACTATTTGCAAAGCCTGACCGTCCCGCAGCTCCGCGAACTGCGCGACGCCGGCGTCGACATTCAAAATCATTATTGGACGCATCTCGATCCTGCCGCCCACACGCCAGCACGCTTTGCCGATGAATGGGCGCTTGCGCAGGACTGGCTGGCCGAGAACCTCGGCATCGCGTCACGGTTCTTCGCGTCACCTTTTGGCGATTATTTTCCGCAGCCGGATTTTCTGGCCAAACAGAAAATCGTTTGCCTTTTGTTGAGCCACAGTCACCCCGGCGGCACGCTGGGCCCTTGGGTCGTCAATCGTGTCGTATTTGACTGA